Genomic window (Ananas comosus cultivar F153 linkage group 1, ASM154086v1, whole genome shotgun sequence):
ttttctaaatTAGGATAAAAGCTAGCTAGTTAGTTAGCCTTCGTGTCCTTAGCAAAACTatgttaataataatagtaaaatttaataaagttatcattaaattcaaatcacatttctaatttatttgtaaaaaaattaaataaaaaagttcaaaattaagAGTCGTCgtcaacttttttaaaaaaattttgatatatatttcaAAACGGCGTATAGACACATAATTGAGGTGCCATTGTATTTTCTTAGAAGAGAAAAGTTTCTTAAATTAATGGACGGTACAGATGAAAGTTTGGAATGTGATGGAGGGTTAGGATGTCACGGTGCACAGTACGTACGGATGCACACGGTGCACGCAAAGTTTCACCTAAAACCCCACAATCTTTTTCCCTTTCCTCCGCCGCCCATCAGATCGACTTTACGAATCTTAAAGATGGGTGGACGGCGATGGCGCCACTTAAGCacgaaatgtgaattttttccaaataaattagaaataaaaaatatatatatatatattttttaatttttatagctTGGAAACTAAAACTTAtctaattctattattatttgataaaaataaataatataaaaattaaaaatataataaataaattattactaaataaagttagaataaatcaaacaaacaacacatgtaaaaatttataataaaaactcATTTCAATCTCTTCACTCTCCTTAACACGCCTTTTTCCGAGTGTTTTTCGACACCCCCTTCGTTCCCGGCGCATTGCGGCCTCGCTCGGAAGCTtcgagaactctctctctctctctctctctctctctctctctctctctacaccttctctctctccgccgccgccggcggtgGCGCCGCCACCTCCGTCGCCGGAGATCATGGAGGTCGCCGCGCGATCCACCCCTGGTGAAAACCCTAACCCCTTTCAACCCGCTTCTTACTCTTTGTACCCGTCTGATGTTGTGATGTCATATGGAATCGTCCCTTTTCCCCTTCGATTCGAATGTTAGGTCTCGAGATTAGGTGGAACGTGTCATGCTCTCTCGTTCATTTGTGTGTTTGATGTGTTCACGTCTTCCTTCTAGGGTTTCACATTTGGAGTTCTGCGTAGTGGCTATCACTCTTTTATTGTGATTTAGTGGTCATGTGTGAAAATCTTCACATGAAATGTTCCTGCTAGGGTTTTATCTTTCTCAGGTTTTTGTGCTTCTTAATGGTGGTCTAGAGCTGTATGGTGGAACACTATGTCTTGTGGGAAATCTCTAGGAAAATGATCAACTGTGGATATCAACAAATTGATTTGTTAGAGCTTGTGCTATTTCCTTTATCTCACAAAAGACAATTTGCGACTGTAGTGACATTCTTTAGAAACTGAGATCGTGTTAAATAACAACATTTACGGATATTGGaaatttggaagttgaataTCTCAGTTTGATTGTCAATATCGTGtcaattttttctatttgttaCACTGTTATCTTTTCTTTCCAAATTCTCCTTTGCTTTAGAGAATTAGAGCCTGACACCCTCACCTAAAATTGTAACAGagattttatactttttaatgTACCATGTAGTTTGAGATGGACGTTGTATGTCCTAGGTTTAACCGAGTGCCCTGAAGTGGTCGGCTGGTCGCTTTGTTAGAAGGAGCACATCTATCTAATTAGTCTCCTCCAACCTAAAACACCCTTGTATCACCGCTTAGTTTTTAGCTAACATGTCTAACTTTGTTATCTAGGCCTGAGAGATTTTCTATGTTTGCTGCTTCCTCATTAATTGTAAATTTGCTGAAATTCGTCTTATTTGTTCCttttgtttggaaaaaaaaatacttgttaTGTATAcaatatatgagtccggctatggtgcttttaaaagcacaaagcactcggtgcttgtaggttttccgccgttagatctacctctttaaccacccattagatcatactattcaaccaaccactcactcaaccgtAGAGgcccactatcatcttaactgtACATCCCTTAgtccaaaggccgaaaacctacaagcaccaatgacttgatatttttaaaagcataggagctcaattctataatATATTTAGTTTCTCATCCCGTCTTTGAGAATGTTTCATATCACAATAGATGATTATatgtgtgcgcgcgcgcacacacgcCTGTCTACCTAATTGCATTCGATATTACAATCTTACCTTCTTCAATTTGGAGAGAAGTGCAGTAACATTTCTCTGCAGAGCAATTCAAGTACAAAAACCGCTTGCAAGAGTACGCACAAAAATCTTCCATTCCCCTGCCACAGTATCAAACTGTTAATGAAGGTTATCAACATGCACCACAATTCAGAGCGACTGTTTACATTGGTGGAGAGGTATTCAAATCACCTCACACATTTGCTCATCGAAAAGAAGCTGAGCAAGATGTGGCAAAATTTGCCCTTGAGAACTTATCTAGGAAGATAAAGCCTGTTGAAGATATTCCCCAGATTAACCCCCAGATTTACCAGGTATTTTGCATCGTGATTATTTTGGATTATTGACTTTTCATTTGAACTTTTGTTTCTTTGgtatatatcaatatttatagtgttgcattttaaatttatttattatcaatttcaggatttttcttattttttctccttttgttttttgtggCTTGACCTTGTGGTGTGTCTTCGCTTTGGGTCCCATCAACTTACTATATGAAAAATTCTGACTGTTACCATTGTTAAAAAAACTCTTGCTATATGTTTTTAGGTTATTCTTGTTGCATGGGCCTTAAGTCAGGTAGGGAGTATATCTCCTTGCGTGCCAAGTGCATAGAAGGTTTCAAGACCACACTTTGTCTTATTTCAGTGGGGAGAAAACATGTGGCATGAATTTTGAAGTGTTGATGTCATTTGAATAAAATCTTTACTTGAAACATAGTAGAAATAATTGATGCCCATTATGTCACTTTTGCTTCTACTTCGAGACATAGAAGCTCTTCTAGAAGAGCCAAATAGGTCCTTTAGTCAAATCTTATGATATTTGCAAAGAGCATAGACAATAGTAGCTCTCAAATTTGCAAAGAGCATAGAGATGTTTAAATTGGACAGCTGACTGTTTCTAGATTAATCTGTTTCTAATCTGCAGTACAATCATGTCTTTTAGTCTGTATCCTCAACTTTGACATCACAATTAGTATAGAGAAGTACTAGGATGCATGATTACAACTAATATCTTTTGAGCATTTTACAACACGATGGGGGCCTTTGATTTGCCTATGCTTATGCTATGAATCATTCAATTAGCTGATCTGATAACTTGGTATACGAGACGTAATAGTATGAAAAGGGTCGTAGTAATATTGACTTAGGTTAGCAATGGCATGTGACTTGTTAGAGTGTGTATGACTGTCTGTATGTTTCATACATAAAGATTTACATTGGAGATGATAATTTGTGACAGCTTGCCTTTTGTAATGCCCTGCAGAATGCGGTGTTTTGTAAGTCTATTCTCCATGAGTATACTGTAAAGGCACATGCAGAGAAACCGATGTACTCAACTTCTAGATCAGAAGGGCAACTTCCTCTTATCATAGGGTCTGTGGTTCTTGATGGAAAAACTTACAAGGGTGATCCTGCAAGGAACAAGAAAGAAGCAGAACAAACGGCAGCTCGTGCTGCTATCAAGTCTATCTTAGGtatgtttgttttgtttattttattgcaGTTATGATTATCCATTATCCATTATTCATTGCAGTCATGATTATCCATTATTCATTGAAAATATATGTGGTgtcctcaactataggccattgtGAAATAGGACTTCAACTTtagttttgtttactttttgtttattttgattgaTAAACCCTTCCATTAAATTTCTTTTGAGTCATTCCATCTACTAAATTGGAGATTCTATGAATAGTTTTAAAGGGTTTGTTAGCCATTAGCTGTAATGGAATCCTTGATGAGCTGAAGGAATAATcgaaatttaaatgaaaaatagCTAAGGTGTTTAAAATAAAGTCGGCCTATTCTTTCTAGTGTGTATGTGTTTTTTGGTGTGAGAGGAGTGGGGAGGGGTTGTTGGTTTGGACCTGAAGTTGAGGAGGTCTTATTACTAGTACATGTTTACCAATTGATTATGAAGTGGTAAACTATGGGTTAGAAGAAATTACACATATACTTCATCTTGATTTTGCAGAAAACACAAGCACAAGTAATCTCATGGCCAAAATTATACAATCAAAGGCCCAGTTTTATTCCGCACTGTGCAGATACATTGTCCCCACTTCTTCAGAGGGCAGCGAAGTTCAGGCTATTTTAGGAGGTTCTGGGTTGGTTGGTGTTACAAATTCTCAAGAAATGCCTATAGGGCCTGTGGGACAGTCACTTCCTCTCGTAAATAATATTCTCAAGAAAGAATATACATATAATCAAGGTTCTGCAGCAAATGCAGATGCACAACTGGCAAGTCTTGCACAAACTGGATCAACTTTAATTGCTTTCGAGTCGTCTGGTGAGTATTATCATCCACAGGGTGATCAAGTAAGAGATGGGAGACAAATTCTTGGACAACCGGCACAAATGAATGACTCTCAAAGTGAGCTTCAAATTTGCTCAAGAAAGCGCTTAATGGAGCAAAGTGAAGGGCATCAGTTGAAGCAAGCACGAGTGGATGGATAGCATCATTCAACCAATCACCAGTTAGTATGCTCTCTGtcgtttctttctttttaatactgatatatgtacatgtataatATATGGTGGCTGTGCATAAATCGTTTGCACACAATTTAACATATTAGGATCATCTAAAACCCAGTTAAAGATAATCTGAATCGAAGATCAACATCATTAATTATGGTCAAATATATTCAGCAAGTTTTTTCCACCTatcttctcaaaaaaaaaaaaaagaaaaaaggagggCTGTAGTAACCGAACAGAAGGCAAAAGCTCAATCGGCCTTACGTGTTCAATAATTGATGTTATTTTACGTTTATGAGCCAGAAAGCAACAAGATATTTGATATTTCTGCTTTTCTGCTGATGGAATCAAATGTTTCTcgtggattttattttttttcctcgaaACTTCTAACCTTTTTCTAGGAGTAACTTAACAGGATTAATATCATCTACTGCAATTTGTAGATTAAATCCTGTTACGCCGAGTTGGCCCAACCCATACTTTACCTCTTTAAACTAAGCCTCTTAAAACTAAGCTGAAAAATAACATGATGTTTGGCCCTATCTTTGCAGGTTACCTCTCGCAACACTACTCACCACCGCACCACAAAATGCGACGAGAAAGTTCATCTTCTCGGTGTCAGTTTTGAAGCTCCAATGTATTAAACCAGTGAATTTGCGTAATATCCTGGTACTACTTACTAGTATGAAATGTTTCTAATGTTGACATGATGCAGACTCCTGTTTACCTTAACATCCCTGGCCAGTGAAGATTCTTGTGCTCTGTCGGTTTCCAATCCAAATTGGTACTTTTCTTGTAAAGCAGGGATTGCATCTTTAATGCAAAACGCTTGTAGTACATTGTGCTTTTCCTTTGTTCTGCTGTGCTTGGGTAAATTGCTGTGTAGTAAGTGGTTTCTGGAGCTTTTGCAAGATCGTGGTTTGTTAATCCTGGGAACAAACTAGCTATGGAAAACTTTTCTTTACCCAATTACCCCCTGCTATAATTTATTTCTGAGAGTGTTTGGGGGAACTGTTAGGGATACATGACCGAATAAATGATAGTTGTACATTCTGAGCAATCGTTTGTTTCGCTCTGAATAAATGCCTTACTGATTGGTTAAGTTATTTTGCCTTTTGGAGTCGAGAAACTATTTCaaaatctagagtatttgaggtACGCATCCGACGAGTGTGAATCAGTTAATTCTTTTCTCAGCTCCAGCAAATTCGAGTTCGTGAAACTCGACATCACGCCAGATGAGGGCAGTGTTGTGTAAACAAACATCAAAAGTTGTCACCTTCTTGCGGTCGCAACTTACGCCTACCACTTCGCCACGAACAAACTCACCTCTAATGTCTTTCTGTCCTTAAAATCCTAGCCATGAATGGAGGACCGTCTGCCATTCGAGCCATCCATGTCCCCGCAAAGCAACTTTCTTACCATTCAACTACACTCTTGGCCACAAGAGAGTCTTTTCCGTTActataattttacataaaaataataacaaccaatcaaatatctttGTAAGTATAAAATTATCATATCATCCTACATGGCACGAGAAAATTGGTTTGAAGAAAGAAaactttgagagagagagagagagagagagagaggtgcaaTTTGGAAGAAGAATTGGCTTATAAGTTGCAATATGC
Coding sequences:
- the LOC109717462 gene encoding double-stranded RNA-binding protein 4-like: MEVAARSTPEQFKYKNRLQEYAQKSSIPLPQYQTVNEGYQHAPQFRATVYIGGEVFKSPHTFAHRKEAEQDVAKFALENLSRKIKPVEDIPQINPQIYQNAVFCKSILHEYTVKAHAEKPMYSTSRSEGQLPLIIGSVVLDGKTYKGDPARNKKEAEQTAARAAIKSILENTSTSNLMAKIIQSKAQFYSALCRYIVPTSSEGSEVQAILGGSGLVGVTNSQEMPIGPVGQSLPLVNNILKKEYTYNQGSAANADAQLASLAQTGSTLIAFESSGEYYHPQGDQVRDGRQILGQPAQMNDSQSELQICSRKRLMEQSEGHQLKQARVDG